In one window of Flavobacterium ginsengisoli DNA:
- a CDS encoding MEDS domain-containing protein, translating into MNKQTSFSVCGESLSAPMHICGFFDSKEQQYEVIIPYILEGLEKNEKVINILEGNRHSEHCRCLTNNGVSITEKLSSGQFEVLASENTYIKDGTFATEKMYKMLEQTLLSASRAGYESTRACGDMVWALKNLPGTDELLEYEASLNLLTPKHSVSLICMYDINSFSQSTLTDILLTHPYVIKDGKISKNPNYVEPLALISSVSNFPSGPLKS; encoded by the coding sequence ATGAATAAACAAACATCTTTTTCAGTCTGTGGAGAATCTTTGTCGGCTCCAATGCACATTTGCGGTTTTTTCGATTCCAAAGAACAGCAATATGAGGTAATCATTCCGTACATTTTGGAAGGATTAGAAAAGAATGAAAAAGTAATTAACATTCTTGAAGGAAATCGTCATAGTGAACATTGCCGTTGCCTTACCAATAATGGAGTATCTATTACCGAAAAACTTTCGAGTGGTCAATTTGAAGTTCTGGCTTCTGAAAATACATACATTAAGGATGGCACTTTTGCGACTGAAAAAATGTATAAAATGCTAGAACAAACTTTATTATCGGCTTCAAGAGCTGGTTACGAAAGTACAAGAGCTTGCGGTGATATGGTATGGGCGCTCAAGAATTTGCCTGGAACTGACGAACTCTTAGAATATGAGGCCAGTCTAAATTTACTTACTCCAAAACACTCTGTATCTTTAATCTGCATGTATGATATCAATAGCTTTAGCCAAAGCACACTTACAGATATATTGCTTACGCATCCTTACGTTATCAAAGATGGAAAGATCAGTAAAAATCCAAATTATGTTGAGCCTTTGGCATTGATTTCTAGCGTTTCTAATTTTCCATCAGGCCCACTCAAATCCTAA
- a CDS encoding DUF1826 domain-containing protein, translated as MNNAFSSNSQIGVVSTFSELINTDFKGEMNALCWYRNLDGDFQEIVNQLILKENITEVFPEDLIALQLSEKGNIAREIILNDLQLLTDFGASPSLNLLKCYERDDEFDFISTDVYSFHVDRSPIATDTFLCTYHGAASDIVANDQAKQKILIPEIRTKLKELHDGAEAEFEDFLKENYFDLHYQLQKDAEPINLGQMHLWRLAVDHPKQQVQPCIHRAPKENDGEYRLLLIC; from the coding sequence ATGAATAATGCATTTTCTTCCAACAGCCAAATAGGTGTAGTCTCTACTTTCTCTGAGCTTATAAATACCGATTTCAAAGGAGAAATGAATGCGTTATGCTGGTACAGAAATTTGGATGGCGATTTTCAAGAGATTGTAAACCAATTGATTTTAAAAGAAAATATAACAGAAGTATTTCCAGAAGACTTAATCGCGCTTCAATTATCAGAAAAAGGAAATATAGCAAGGGAAATTATCTTAAACGATTTGCAATTGTTAACTGATTTTGGAGCTTCGCCTTCTCTCAATTTATTAAAGTGCTACGAACGCGACGACGAGTTTGATTTCATATCTACTGATGTATATTCATTTCACGTCGATCGTTCTCCAATTGCAACAGATACTTTTTTGTGTACCTATCACGGAGCAGCAAGCGATATTGTAGCTAATGATCAAGCAAAGCAGAAAATTCTAATTCCAGAAATTAGAACAAAACTAAAAGAATTGCATGATGGAGCAGAAGCAGAGTTCGAAGACTTTTTAAAAGAGAACTACTTTGATTTGCATTATCAGCTTCAGAAAGATGCAGAACCCATTAATTTAGGGCAAATGCATCTTTGGCGTTTGGCTGTTGATCATCCAAAACAGCAAGTACAGCCTTGTATTCATAGAGCGCCAAAGGAAAATGATGGCGAATATAGACTTTTGTTGATTTGTTAA
- a CDS encoding NADH:flavin oxidoreductase: MSVSDLFKPLTLLHGPAMRNRFMLAPLTSQQSEYDGTASEFDQYWMEQLAQSGYGLIQTSASTVEAGGIAFERQLGIHSDNHLSGLTKMASAIRDGGALSAVQLHHAGHRAKPSIGGIPAPASSKTIEGIKAITTEEVERIRDSFIAAAKRAQIAGFDGISVHGAFGWILSEFMSPNLNDRTDKYGGSLENRARFTIEVIEGIRKACGPDFQIGWRLSIERYGLLLEELREVTADIFDRELIDYLDLALWDSAQIVREGTFKGKTMLSVFTEIPRKGVRLGAAGKIMSAQRAGELLDEGCDFVLIARAAILQRDFPLQVQANPMYDSPQLPVMADYLRQGGLSERFIETMRGWQTFVKAGSL, encoded by the coding sequence ATGTCTGTTTCTGATTTATTTAAACCGCTTACATTGCTGCACGGCCCAGCAATGAGAAACCGTTTTATGTTAGCCCCTTTAACCAGCCAGCAAAGTGAATATGATGGCACTGCATCTGAGTTCGATCAATATTGGATGGAACAGCTTGCGCAAAGTGGTTACGGATTAATTCAAACCAGTGCTTCTACGGTAGAGGCAGGTGGTATCGCTTTTGAGCGACAATTAGGAATTCATAGCGATAATCATTTGTCTGGATTGACCAAAATGGCGTCGGCGATTCGTGATGGTGGCGCATTGTCGGCGGTGCAATTGCATCATGCCGGACATCGCGCAAAACCTTCAATTGGCGGAATACCAGCTCCAGCGTCGAGCAAAACGATAGAAGGAATTAAGGCAATAACGACCGAAGAAGTAGAACGGATTCGTGACAGTTTTATCGCTGCGGCAAAAAGAGCGCAAATAGCAGGTTTTGACGGAATCTCAGTTCATGGAGCTTTTGGATGGATTCTCTCTGAGTTTATGTCTCCAAATTTAAACGATCGTACAGATAAGTATGGTGGAAGCTTAGAAAACCGAGCCCGCTTTACCATAGAAGTAATCGAAGGAATTCGCAAAGCTTGTGGACCTGACTTTCAGATTGGCTGGCGATTGTCGATTGAACGTTACGGACTGCTTTTGGAAGAATTGCGAGAAGTAACGGCCGATATTTTTGATCGTGAATTAATTGATTATTTAGATCTCGCTTTGTGGGATTCAGCTCAAATAGTTCGTGAAGGAACTTTTAAAGGAAAAACCATGTTGAGTGTTTTTACTGAAATTCCCCGCAAAGGAGTTCGTCTAGGTGCAGCCGGAAAAATTATGAGTGCACAGCGTGCAGGAGAACTTTTAGATGAAGGCTGTGATTTTGTACTTATTGCCCGTGCAGCGATTCTTCAGAGAGATTTTCCGCTTCAGGTACAAGCAAATCCAATGTACGACAGTCCGCAATTGCCTGTAATGGCAGATTATTTGAGGCAAGGAGGGTTGAGCGAACGTTTTATTGAAACCATGCGCGGCTGGCAGACTTTTGTAAAAGCAGGATCATTGTAA
- a CDS encoding DsrE family protein, whose amino-acid sequence MKKTAIIILSDPKAGSEEALGRVFNALASAYEFKHEGQDVKIIFQGTGIRWPEQLEKPEHPVNALYKEVKNHVHGLSKGCVAVFGTEVSGYELLNDNEVPGTPGLPSFVNLKKEGYEILIF is encoded by the coding sequence ATGAAAAAAACAGCTATTATTATTCTTTCTGATCCAAAAGCGGGTTCAGAAGAAGCTTTAGGACGTGTATTCAATGCTTTAGCATCGGCTTATGAATTCAAACACGAAGGTCAAGATGTAAAAATTATTTTTCAAGGTACTGGTATAAGATGGCCAGAACAACTTGAAAAACCTGAGCATCCCGTTAATGCTCTTTATAAAGAAGTAAAAAATCATGTTCACGGACTTTCTAAAGGATGCGTTGCAGTATTTGGCACTGAAGTGTCTGGCTATGAATTGCTAAACGACAATGAAGTTCCTGGAACTCCTGGTCTTCCTAGTTTTGTAAATCTTAAAAAAGAAGGTTACGAAATTTTGATTTTCTAA
- a CDS encoding nucleoside deaminase, whose protein sequence is MQEDFQYYMNQCLDLAKSALKAGNPPVGALIVLDGKIIGTGIESGKSTGDITNHAEILAVRDALKNGYSDNLHLARMYTTHEPCIMCSYMIRHHKIACNNLWHICSLCRRIYFSV, encoded by the coding sequence ATGCAAGAAGATTTTCAATATTACATGAATCAATGTTTGGATTTAGCCAAGAGTGCTTTAAAAGCTGGAAATCCGCCTGTTGGCGCGTTGATTGTATTGGATGGAAAAATAATTGGAACGGGCATAGAATCTGGAAAATCAACTGGAGATATAACCAATCATGCGGAAATATTAGCTGTTAGAGATGCTTTAAAAAACGGATATTCAGATAATCTCCATTTGGCTCGTATGTATACTACTCATGAACCCTGCATTATGTGTTCGTACATGATTCGCCATCATAAAATTGCTTGCAATAATTTATGGCACATCTGTTCCTTATGTCGGAGGATTTACTTCTCAGTTTAA
- a CDS encoding AraC family transcriptional regulator — MLSQSVYTLVNQQNGNLSFKVFEFDNSSYFDHIQRNNYFTIIIITSGEGLAKVDLSEYSFQENTLFAFYPYQPFMLASEKPLTGISIQFHHDFFCIYKHHKEIASNGILFNNVYQRPFIFLDQNNKQTLLNIVKEIVNELKMEALRKDEVLVSYLKIFLVFATRIKLEQQSIKEVNVTDKQLFIVQNLRNAIEDDFRTKHSASEYADMLHVTPVVLARACKKSFQYDSFRFNNRKDYC; from the coding sequence ATGCTATCTCAATCTGTATATACTCTAGTTAATCAGCAAAACGGAAACTTATCCTTCAAAGTGTTTGAGTTTGACAATAGCAGTTATTTTGATCATATTCAGCGAAATAATTATTTTACTATAATCATAATTACATCTGGAGAAGGATTAGCCAAAGTTGATCTTAGCGAATATTCGTTTCAAGAAAACACTTTATTTGCGTTTTATCCCTATCAGCCTTTTATGCTTGCTTCAGAAAAACCGCTGACTGGCATTTCTATTCAGTTTCATCATGATTTTTTCTGCATTTACAAACATCATAAAGAAATTGCATCAAACGGAATTTTATTTAATAATGTGTATCAGCGACCTTTTATCTTTTTGGATCAAAATAATAAACAAACGCTTCTTAATATTGTCAAAGAAATTGTTAACGAACTAAAAATGGAAGCTTTAAGAAAAGATGAAGTTTTGGTTTCTTATTTAAAAATATTTCTGGTTTTTGCTACTCGAATAAAACTAGAACAACAATCTATAAAAGAAGTAAACGTTACTGATAAACAGCTTTTTATTGTTCAGAATTTACGAAATGCGATTGAAGATGATTTTAGAACAAAACATTCTGCAAGCGAATATGCAGATATGTTGCATGTAACGCCAGTTGTATTAGCGCGTGCTTGCAAAAAATCATTTCAATATGACTCTTTCAGATTTAATAACCGAAAGGATTATTGTTGA
- a CDS encoding helix-turn-helix domain-containing protein produces MTLSDLITERIIVEAKRELYLTNKTVKEIAYELGYDDEYYFSRVFKGKTDISPQLYRDTIGFNRGTLS; encoded by the coding sequence ATGACTCTTTCAGATTTAATAACCGAAAGGATTATTGTTGAAGCAAAAAGAGAACTGTATCTAACCAACAAAACTGTCAAAGAGATTGCCTACGAATTGGGCTATGATGATGAATATTATTTCAGCAGAGTATTTAAAGGCAAAACCGATATATCTCCACAATTATACAGAGATACTATTGGTTTTAACAGAGGGACATTATCATAA
- a CDS encoding efflux RND transporter periplasmic adaptor subunit: MKRIFMIMTLCALVFAGCNSKKEEEKEEKTKFLVTNPIEKDTTITKDYVSQIHSIQHIEIRAQERGYLEKIYVDEGQMVKKGQLLFKIMPALYEAELKKSKAEVSFSSIEYQNAKKLADEKVVSPNELAMAKAKLEKANAEMALSKVHLQFTEIRAPFDGIIDKFHVRQGSLVDEGELLTELADNSSMWVYYNVPESEYLDYQEKTGKSGKMKVNLLMANNKKFQYPGVVETIEADFDNETGNIPFRATFPNPKRLLRHGETGSIQMPIELKNAMLIPQKATFEVLDKKYVYVIDKNNAVKSREIVIVAEMPHLFVIKEGLSLHDKILLEGLRLVKENQKIDYEVVKPQSVMSNLELYAE; this comes from the coding sequence ATGAAGAGAATTTTCATGATCATGACTTTATGCGCCTTAGTTTTTGCGGGCTGCAATTCTAAAAAAGAAGAAGAAAAAGAAGAAAAGACCAAATTTCTGGTTACAAATCCAATTGAAAAAGATACTACCATTACGAAAGATTATGTATCGCAAATACATTCTATTCAACATATTGAGATAAGAGCTCAAGAGCGCGGTTATCTTGAAAAAATATATGTAGACGAAGGACAAATGGTAAAAAAAGGTCAGCTCCTATTTAAAATCATGCCTGCTCTTTATGAAGCCGAATTAAAAAAATCAAAAGCTGAAGTAAGTTTCAGTTCAATTGAATATCAAAACGCTAAAAAATTAGCTGATGAAAAGGTAGTTTCTCCAAATGAACTGGCAATGGCAAAAGCTAAATTAGAAAAAGCAAATGCTGAAATGGCTTTAAGCAAAGTTCATCTTCAGTTTACAGAAATCAGAGCGCCTTTTGACGGAATCATTGACAAGTTTCACGTACGTCAGGGAAGTTTAGTTGATGAAGGAGAATTGCTTACAGAATTGGCAGATAACAGCTCAATGTGGGTATATTATAACGTTCCAGAATCTGAATATTTAGATTATCAGGAAAAGACAGGAAAAAGCGGTAAAATGAAAGTCAATCTTTTAATGGCTAACAACAAAAAATTCCAATATCCTGGAGTTGTAGAAACCATTGAAGCCGATTTTGACAATGAAACCGGAAACATTCCATTTAGAGCCACTTTTCCTAATCCAAAAAGATTATTAAGACATGGAGAAACAGGAAGCATTCAAATGCCTATCGAACTTAAAAATGCTATGCTAATACCTCAAAAAGCAACTTTTGAAGTTTTAGACAAAAAATATGTATATGTAATTGATAAAAACAATGCTGTAAAATCTAGAGAGATTGTTATTGTCGCCGAAATGCCTCACCTATTTGTAATAAAGGAAGGCTTGTCACTTCATGATAAAATACTTTTAGAAGGGCTTCGTCTTGTAAAAGAAAATCAAAAAATAGACTACGAAGTGGTAAAACCGCAATCGGTTATGTCCAATTTAGAGCTGTATGCAGAATAA